One genomic window of Polyangium aurulentum includes the following:
- a CDS encoding AAA family ATPase, translated as MTQAVAIEEIAAAKERIDVLRREIMRVYIGPSRVVDLMLTALLAQGHVLLEGVPGVAKTTLVKAYASALGASVRRIQFTPDLLPADITGTYVLSPKEGTFSLRPGPIFANVVLADEINRAPAKTQSALLEAMQERQVTIEGDRFELPAPFMVLATQNPIDLEGTYPLPEAQIDRFLVRVHIGYPSAKDEISMLRAHNADPPKARAVLNVEDLLSLQGIARRVHVEDDLYEYAVGLTAYTRSHARVLLGASPRATLGLVQAAKSAAVIAGRPFVTPDDLRGVASSVLGHRLVLVPEAEGDQRARDAVVEDAVQRVAYRRAVRPV; from the coding sequence TTGACCCAGGCCGTCGCCATCGAGGAGATCGCCGCCGCGAAGGAGCGGATCGACGTCCTCCGACGAGAGATCATGCGCGTCTACATCGGCCCGTCGCGCGTGGTCGATCTGATGCTCACCGCCCTGCTCGCGCAGGGCCACGTGCTGCTCGAAGGCGTGCCGGGCGTCGCCAAGACGACGCTCGTCAAGGCCTACGCCTCCGCCCTCGGCGCGAGCGTGCGGCGCATCCAGTTCACGCCGGATCTACTGCCGGCCGACATCACCGGCACGTACGTGCTGTCGCCCAAGGAGGGCACGTTCTCGCTGCGCCCGGGCCCGATCTTCGCGAACGTCGTGCTCGCCGACGAGATCAACCGCGCCCCGGCCAAGACCCAGTCCGCGCTGCTCGAGGCGATGCAGGAGCGGCAGGTGACGATCGAGGGCGACCGCTTCGAGCTGCCCGCGCCGTTCATGGTGCTCGCCACGCAGAACCCGATCGATCTCGAGGGCACCTACCCGCTGCCCGAGGCGCAGATCGACCGCTTCCTCGTGCGCGTGCACATCGGCTACCCGAGCGCCAAGGACGAGATCTCGATGCTCCGCGCGCACAACGCCGACCCTCCCAAGGCGCGCGCTGTGCTCAACGTGGAGGATCTCCTGTCGCTGCAAGGGATCGCGCGGCGCGTGCACGTCGAGGACGATCTCTACGAGTACGCGGTGGGCCTGACGGCGTACACGCGATCGCACGCCCGCGTGCTGCTCGGCGCCTCGCCGCGCGCGACGCTCGGGCTCGTGCAAGCGGCCAAGAGCGCGGCCGTGATCGCGGGCCGGCCCTTCGTCACGCCCGACGATCTGCGCGGCGTCGCCTCGTCCGTGCTCGGCCACAGGCTCGTGCTCGTCCCCGAGGCCGAGGGCGATCAAAGGGCGCGCGAC